CGGCCTATGTATTTTCATCGCGGCTGCCCGACTCGGCCTTGCGCCTCGGCGCCCATGCCGTCGTTCACGGCAGCCACAAGACCCTGCCCGTCCTCACCCAGGCGGCGATGCTCCATATCGGCGCTAGCGCCGCAGGCGGCACAGACGGCCAGGCCGTCGCTCGCGCGTTGGCCCTCTTGCAGACGACCAGCCCTTCTTACCTGCTGATGGCTTCCCTCGATGAGGCCCGCTGCCGGATGGAGGAAGAGGGTGAGGGGCTCTGGCACAGGACTGTTGAGCGGGCGCAAAGACTGCGCAAAGACCTCAATCATCTCAAAGGAATTTTTTGTTGGGGCGAAGAAATAATCAATCATCCGGCCGTCTCCGGTTGGGATCCGACGCGCCTGCTCGTGGTGCTGCGCGGGGCCATGCCATCCGGCTACGCGGCGCGCAAGTGGTTGCGGCGGGCCCATGGAATCGAAGCCGAACTGGCTGGACCGAATTATCTGCTCTTTTTGCTCTCTCCCTTTGACTCCCCTGACGCGGACGCCCGCTTGCGGGCGGCCTTTCGAGATCTGTCGCTTGAGGCTGATTATGGGGCCGTTGCGGGGCGAAACCGGATCAGCGCCTTTGCTTCAGGACCGTTGCTCAAAGCGGCCTACGGCATCTGTCCGGAAACGGTGTTGTCGCCGCGGGAGGCATTCCATGCCCCCAGCCGCTGGGTGAGTTGGGCCGAGGCGCGCGGCCGCCTGGCCGCCGAGTTCATCTGTCCCTATCCCCCCGGGATCCCCCTGGTCGCCCCTGGGGAGCGCATCACCGCTGACATCGCCGAGACCGTCGAGGCCTTGCGCCGCGCCGGCGCCCAATGGCAGGGCGCCGCTGATCCGGGACTGTGCGAGTTGTTCATTATTGATGAATAGATCTTGTCGAGCCATTCTTCCCATCATCCATCATTGTAAACAAATCTACCATGCGAAGCAGGTGCGCTATGCCGGGATTGTTCATCACGCTGGAAGGAGCCGACGGGGCCGGAAAGACGACCCAGGGCGCCCTGCTGGCCCAAGCCTTCCGCATACTCGGTTATCCCGTTGTGGAGACGCGGGAACCCGGGGGGACGCCCGTCAGCGAGGCGGCCCGCCGGGTCTTGCTCGATCCTTCCTTAAAAGGCATGGCGCCCATGGCGGAGGTGTTCCTCTATGCAGCCGCCCGGGCGCAGCTGGTCAGCGAGGTCATCCGGCCGGCCCTCGCCTCGGGCGCCGTGGTGATCTGTGACCGTTTCACCGACTCCACGCTGGCCTACCAGGGCTTCGGCCGGGGCCTTGAACTGGAACGGTTGGCGGCGATCAACCGGATGGCCACCGAGGGGTTGACCCCCGATCTGACGCTCCTGCTCGATATCGACACAGGCGAGGGGCTTGGCCGGGCGCGGCAGCGGCGGCCGGAACGGACAGAGTGGCAAGGCGCCGATCGAATGGAACTGGAAGAGGCGGCTTTTCACGAGCGGGTCCGCCGGGGCTTTCTCCGACTGGCCGAGAAGGACCGGGCGCGCATCCACCCCATCGCGGCCGGCGGCGCCATCGCCGAGGTTCACCGCCGGATCATCGACGCCGCGCGCCGATTGGCGCCCAACCTGCCCTACTGTCAGGAGGAATAGGTCATGGCCGATGGGCTGAAAATCAAAGGATTCTTCACGGGCGTCGGCGACCCGCGCCTGGGCCATGAGGGGGAACGGGCCGCCGGCGCCGAGGGGAACAAGGAAGCCTTTTTGTCTGAACTGCACAAGGCCCGGGCCGGGCGGGACCGGTCAGACCTGCAGGAGATGCTGGCCCGAATTGACGAATCGGCCAACGCCTTGGCCCAGAACCAGACCGTGGGCAACTTCAAGAAGTACCGGGAACTGGTGAAAAAGTTCCTCGCCCAGGTGGTCGGCGGCGCCTACCAGTTGCGGGAGCAAACCGGCTGGGACCGCCGCGGTCGCCATAAATCGCTGATCACCGTG
The nucleotide sequence above comes from Heliomicrobium undosum. Encoded proteins:
- a CDS encoding aminotransferase class I/II-fold pyridoxal phosphate-dependent enzyme; protein product: MGDRPLWQALQADYQEGALGFHTPGHGRGRALAGLGIHLDTTESPGLDDLHAPEGVIAHAQRLAARAFGAGATFFLVQGATVGIHALCLAGLRPGDRLALPRHSHRSVFGGLVLSGAVPRYLPPLCERETGLPFAVDSSGLETAAEGATALLALRPSYWGTAEDLTPWRQAAERQGAALWVDEAHGAAYVFSSRLPDSALRLGAHAVVHGSHKTLPVLTQAAMLHIGASAAGGTDGQAVARALALLQTTSPSYLLMASLDEARCRMEEEGEGLWHRTVERAQRLRKDLNHLKGIFCWGEEIINHPAVSGWDPTRLLVVLRGAMPSGYAARKWLRRAHGIEAELAGPNYLLFLLSPFDSPDADARLRAAFRDLSLEADYGAVAGRNRISAFASGPLLKAAYGICPETVLSPREAFHAPSRWVSWAEARGRLAAEFICPYPPGIPLVAPGERITADIAETVEALRRAGAQWQGAADPGLCELFIIDE
- the tmk gene encoding dTMP kinase — its product is MPGLFITLEGADGAGKTTQGALLAQAFRILGYPVVETREPGGTPVSEAARRVLLDPSLKGMAPMAEVFLYAAARAQLVSEVIRPALASGAVVICDRFTDSTLAYQGFGRGLELERLAAINRMATEGLTPDLTLLLDIDTGEGLGRARQRRPERTEWQGADRMELEEAAFHERVRRGFLRLAEKDRARIHPIAAGGAIAEVHRRIIDAARRLAPNLPYCQEE
- a CDS encoding YaaR family protein, which encodes MADGLKIKGFFTGVGDPRLGHEGERAAGAEGNKEAFLSELHKARAGRDRSDLQEMLARIDESANALAQNQTVGNFKKYRELVKKFLAQVVGGAYQLREQTGWDRRGRHKSLITVEKIDRHLDEMASRFLAQQAEPIDILAKIGEIRGLLLDIIT